A single region of the Candidatus Eisenbacteria bacterium genome encodes:
- a CDS encoding glycosyltransferase family 39 protein has translation MAPSRPGRGAAGSKRRPGGPGGAARTSPRAGTGGAAPAMAERFRRQAPAVAFALLALYASYWGVKAFTEHRIGNYAVETDFYWKYGPAARDLLQGKVDIANYDSKGWGYPAVVALVSVPGIDPFRAAQILALLSAVVAAWLVFHTHRKLAGAGAALGSLLLLLGNETFLVNTYEVGTDMFFFAIAMGSIALLLARERPAWAAIVGSGLLAGWAFSTRYNGLFLLPGALAALLLLDPSRSPWRERLARAGGWTAAFALAALPWLVVNAIHTGNPLSNTNYLNVGYEVHGQGNWEQFFYGGDRKIDSFADVVMLDPGKFATVMARNVWGHLRQDLSDLLPVLWGVLVVAGGLLMIRDRPGRRTAGYAVFWALYFLTLVPVFYGTRFSMPLLAAYALLGAWPFVSPALGRMLAGVERSFPVRAVLFLALWIGPTMAAHRAVEDPRNPESVAHGPYEILPATDFLLENGKGEGLLARKPHAAYLAQMRFIPIPAVDSPAALHEVAVKERAKYVLVSSAEMGMRAAMRVFATGAEIPGFALAYDSPGALVFEVRPMPSAGRIPGAPENVPGGH, from the coding sequence ATGGCTCCGTCCCGCCCGGGGCGGGGAGCCGCCGGATCGAAGCGCCGCCCGGGAGGCCCCGGCGGCGCCGCGCGCACGAGCCCGCGCGCCGGCACGGGAGGCGCCGCTCCGGCCATGGCCGAGCGCTTCCGGCGGCAGGCTCCCGCGGTCGCGTTCGCCCTCCTCGCCCTCTACGCATCCTACTGGGGCGTGAAGGCCTTCACCGAGCACCGGATCGGGAACTACGCGGTCGAGACCGACTTCTACTGGAAGTACGGCCCCGCGGCGCGCGACCTGCTCCAGGGCAAGGTCGACATCGCGAACTACGATTCGAAGGGCTGGGGATATCCGGCCGTCGTCGCGCTCGTCTCGGTGCCGGGGATCGACCCCTTCCGCGCCGCGCAGATCCTTGCGCTCCTCTCCGCGGTCGTCGCCGCGTGGCTCGTCTTCCACACGCATCGGAAGCTGGCGGGCGCGGGAGCCGCGCTCGGGAGCCTCCTCCTGCTCCTGGGGAACGAGACCTTCCTCGTGAACACGTACGAGGTCGGGACCGACATGTTCTTCTTCGCGATCGCGATGGGGTCGATCGCGCTGCTCTTGGCGCGAGAGCGCCCCGCGTGGGCCGCGATCGTCGGATCCGGCCTCCTCGCGGGCTGGGCGTTCTCGACCCGGTACAACGGGCTCTTCCTCCTTCCCGGAGCCCTCGCCGCGCTCCTGTTGCTCGACCCGTCGCGGTCTCCGTGGCGCGAGCGCCTGGCCCGCGCCGGCGGATGGACCGCGGCGTTCGCGCTCGCCGCGCTGCCCTGGCTCGTCGTGAACGCGATCCACACGGGGAATCCGCTCTCCAACACGAACTACCTGAACGTGGGATACGAAGTCCACGGTCAGGGGAACTGGGAGCAGTTCTTCTATGGAGGCGACCGGAAGATCGACTCGTTCGCCGACGTCGTGATGCTCGATCCGGGGAAGTTCGCGACGGTGATGGCCCGGAACGTGTGGGGCCACCTGCGGCAGGATCTCTCCGATCTCCTGCCCGTCCTGTGGGGCGTCCTCGTGGTTGCCGGCGGGCTCCTCATGATCCGGGACCGTCCCGGCCGGCGGACGGCGGGCTACGCCGTCTTCTGGGCGCTCTATTTCCTCACCCTCGTGCCGGTCTTCTACGGCACGAGGTTCTCCATGCCGCTCCTGGCCGCGTACGCGCTCCTCGGCGCCTGGCCGTTCGTGTCGCCTGCTCTGGGCCGGATGCTCGCGGGAGTCGAGAGGTCCTTCCCGGTTCGCGCGGTCCTGTTCCTCGCGTTGTGGATCGGCCCCACGATGGCCGCCCATCGCGCCGTCGAGGATCCGCGGAATCCCGAGAGCGTGGCGCACGGCCCGTACGAGATCCTCCCGGCGACGGACTTCCTCCTGGAGAACGGGAAGGGAGAAGGGCTTCTCGCGCGAAAGCCTCACGCGGCGTATCTCGCGCAGATGCGCTTCATTCCGATCCCGGCCGTCGATTCGCCGGCGGCGCTCCACGAGGTCGCGGTGAAGGAGCGCGCGAAGTACGTCCTCGTTTCCAGCGCGGAGATGGGCATGCGGGCCGCGATGCGCGTGTTCGCCACGGGAGCGGAAATTCCCGGTTTCGCGCTCGCGTACGACAGCCCGGGCGCGCTCGTGTTCGAGGTGCGGCCGATGCCTTCGGCGGGAAGGATCCCGGGAGCGCCGGAGAACGTGCCGGGTGGTCACTAG
- a CDS encoding transporter, producing MVTSRSPGAFALSLLSLVALLPAAGALAQDIEPRAYSNAPIGVNFLVAGYVRTEDGLSFDPALPIRNPDLRTQSALLGYGRVIDLWGTSGKVDVILPYTFLSGSADYREERVDRVVDGLADARVRLSVNLLGAPSLRLPEYRAYRQKLLVGASVIAWIPIGQYDPSRLVNIGANRWTVKGEIGASRAVRRWIFEVAGGTTFFSDNESFYGGSVREQAPLASVQGSVIHAFRSGIWGSVSAMYWNGGRTTVDGQLDRNLQQNWRLGGTLSFPIDLRHSVKAHYNSGVYARTGNNYDAFGLAWQYRWGGGL from the coding sequence GTGGTCACTAGCCGGAGTCCGGGAGCGTTCGCGCTCTCGCTTCTCTCGCTCGTCGCACTCCTTCCGGCTGCCGGAGCTCTCGCGCAGGACATCGAGCCGCGCGCGTACTCGAACGCCCCCATCGGCGTGAACTTCCTCGTCGCCGGGTACGTTCGTACCGAGGACGGTCTGTCGTTCGACCCCGCCCTGCCGATCAGGAATCCCGACCTCCGGACCCAGAGCGCCCTCCTGGGATACGGCCGCGTGATCGACCTGTGGGGCACGTCCGGAAAGGTGGACGTGATCCTGCCGTACACGTTTCTCTCGGGCTCCGCGGATTACCGGGAGGAGCGGGTGGACCGCGTCGTCGACGGGCTCGCCGACGCCCGGGTCCGGCTCTCGGTCAATCTCCTGGGCGCTCCGTCGCTCCGGTTGCCCGAGTATCGCGCGTACCGCCAGAAGCTGCTCGTCGGCGCCAGCGTGATCGCGTGGATTCCGATCGGACAGTACGATCCGAGCCGGCTGGTCAACATTGGCGCCAACCGGTGGACCGTGAAGGGCGAGATCGGCGCGTCCCGCGCCGTTCGGCGCTGGATCTTCGAGGTGGCGGGAGGCACGACGTTCTTTTCCGACAACGAGAGCTTCTACGGCGGAAGCGTCCGGGAACAGGCTCCGCTCGCCTCCGTCCAGGGGAGCGTGATCCACGCGTTTCGATCCGGCATCTGGGGCTCCGTCAGCGCCATGTACTGGAACGGCGGGCGGACGACCGTCGACGGACAGCTGGACCGGAATCTCCAGCAGAACTGGCGTCTGGGAGGAACGCTGTCGTTCCCCATCGATCTCCGACACTCGGTGAAGGCGCACTACAACAGCGGGGTGTACGCACGCACGGGGAACAACTACGATGCGTTCGGACTCGCCTGGCAGTACCGTTGGGGCGGGGGGCTGTGA